In candidate division KSB1 bacterium, a genomic segment contains:
- the mpl gene encoding UDP-N-acetylmuramate:L-alanyl-gamma-D-glutamyl-meso-diaminopimelate ligase — MRRVDPGADVYFIAICGTAMAALAAMLKSLGYRVRGSDKDVYPPMSTFLAEQGIPVYEGFDAAHLEPAPDLVVIGNAMSRGNPEVEAVLERKLHYTSMPEALKEFFLRDRYSVVVTGTHGKTTTSSMIAWTLEHAGHDPSFLIGGIPCNFQQGFKHGSGRHFVVEGDEYDTAFFDKGPKFMHYLPDVAVINNIEFDHADIYGSLEEIKVAFRRFVNIIPRNGLLVAGADDPVVMELAQRALCPVHSFGLAPDATWRAEGVTVGPEGTRFVAWYRGSKEVEIRTRLTGVHNVRNALAAIAVGRFLGLSCAQIAEALALYQGVRKRLELRAEVNGIKVYDDFAHHPTAIKETLAGVRALYPEAGIWALYEPRTATARRKVFQLEFAECFGAADHVVIAPVHRPDKVRPEELFSVPQLVADLRARNKDAYHFPDVDAIASFVAAEARPGDVIVTLSNGDFEGIHDKLRQALERKYGDGART, encoded by the coding sequence ATGAGGCGTGTGGATCCCGGCGCCGACGTCTACTTCATCGCCATCTGCGGCACAGCTATGGCGGCCCTGGCGGCCATGCTCAAGAGCTTGGGCTACCGCGTGCGCGGCTCAGACAAGGACGTCTATCCCCCGATGAGCACCTTCCTTGCCGAGCAAGGCATCCCGGTGTACGAGGGGTTCGACGCGGCGCACTTGGAGCCTGCCCCGGACCTGGTGGTGATCGGCAACGCCATGTCGCGGGGTAATCCGGAAGTGGAGGCCGTGCTTGAGCGCAAACTGCACTACACCTCCATGCCCGAGGCCCTCAAGGAGTTCTTCCTGCGCGACCGGTACTCGGTGGTGGTGACTGGCACGCATGGCAAGACCACCACCAGCTCCATGATCGCGTGGACGTTGGAGCACGCCGGGCACGACCCCAGTTTCCTCATCGGCGGCATCCCCTGCAACTTCCAGCAGGGTTTCAAGCACGGCTCGGGGAGGCACTTTGTCGTAGAAGGGGATGAGTATGACACTGCCTTTTTTGACAAAGGGCCCAAGTTCATGCACTATCTGCCGGATGTGGCGGTGATCAACAACATCGAATTCGACCACGCGGACATTTACGGCAGCCTGGAAGAGATCAAAGTGGCGTTCCGTCGTTTTGTCAACATAATTCCTCGCAATGGGCTCCTTGTGGCCGGCGCGGATGACCCCGTGGTGATGGAGCTGGCGCAGCGGGCGCTTTGCCCGGTGCACAGCTTTGGTCTTGCGCCTGATGCCACCTGGCGGGCCGAAGGGGTTACTGTTGGCCCTGAGGGGACGCGCTTTGTGGCGTGGTACCGCGGGAGTAAGGAGGTGGAGATTCGCACGAGGCTCACCGGCGTGCACAATGTGCGCAACGCGCTGGCGGCCATTGCTGTCGGCCGCTTCTTAGGGCTAAGCTGCGCGCAGATTGCGGAGGCGTTGGCCTTGTACCAGGGCGTGCGGAAGCGGCTGGAACTGCGGGCTGAAGTGAACGGTATCAAAGTTTACGATGATTTTGCGCATCACCCTACGGCCATCAAGGAGACGCTGGCCGGCGTGCGGGCTCTCTACCCAGAGGCGGGCATTTGGGCTCTTTATGAACCGCGCACTGCGACTGCCCGGCGCAAGGTTTTCCAGCTCGAGTTCGCCGAGTGCTTTGGCGCCGCAGACCATGTGGTCATAGCTCCGGTGCATCGGCCCGACAAGGTCCGACCCGAGGAGCTTTTTTCCGTCCCGCAATTGGTGGCCGACCTTCGCGCGCGCAACAAGGACGCCTATCATTTCCCCGACGTGGACGCCATTGCCTCTTTCGTGGCGGCGGAGGCGCGTCCTGGGGATGTCATTGTCACACTGAGTAACGGTGACTTTGAGGGCATACACGATAAGCTACGACAGGCTCTGGAGAGGAAATACGGCGATGGGGCAAGGACGTGA
- a CDS encoding thioredoxin family protein: MRWPTLAMAAAVVAVVAACHTQRQPKVLTGWLTQERLLMEMDNYRADFDKYEPDEEALAVLRSYQRDVDLLAFIGTWCPDCAREVPRFLKSVYLAHNPRLHVKLLALDRSLRDPEGVAERFSVTHVPTFVVVIDGMEIGRIVETPSLTVEQDLALLLAAGADL, from the coding sequence GTGAGGTGGCCCACACTTGCCATGGCAGCAGCGGTAGTGGCAGTGGTGGCCGCCTGCCACACGCAACGTCAACCTAAGGTGCTCACCGGTTGGCTTACACAGGAACGATTGCTCATGGAAATGGACAACTACCGGGCCGACTTTGACAAGTACGAGCCCGACGAAGAAGCGCTGGCAGTGCTTCGCAGCTATCAGCGCGACGTGGATTTGCTGGCATTCATTGGCACCTGGTGTCCGGATTGCGCGCGGGAGGTGCCGCGCTTTCTGAAGAGCGTTTACTTGGCGCATAATCCGCGCCTGCACGTGAAGCTGTTGGCCTTGGACCGCAGTCTCCGTGACCCGGAGGGGGTGGCCGAGCGCTTCTCGGTCACGCATGTGCCCACCTTCGTTGTGGTGATTGATGGGATGGAGATCGGGCGGATTGTGGAGACGCCGTCGCTGACGGTGGAGCAGGACCTGGCGCTTTTGCTTGCTGCAGGGGCTGATCTATGA
- a CDS encoding DUF4115 domain-containing protein, whose protein sequence is MAIEESAGIKGICRAIGDELRRARERKKVTLEEVSKRTKINPAYLQSIEEGEFGFLPEPYVRAFIRAYAQDVGLEPSTMLRPLDRVRERLQEAKSLVPAEPKREGFSFASLVARLKELLRRPKGSALLFTAIGIAVVGLVAVYALNYKMLFGGREVPVGPAKQRAAASQEMGAGLLLDMELLQETWVQVAADDSTLSAGICPAGERKSWRARHHFVVKAADAGAVLVFLNGMPLGRLGDKGQEVSVRLEREGIVSRTGARSPGQMPAELEQLTVEQYRGGLSRRQL, encoded by the coding sequence GTGGCAATCGAGGAAAGTGCTGGCATCAAGGGGATTTGTCGCGCCATTGGTGATGAGCTGCGCCGGGCCCGCGAGCGCAAGAAAGTCACGCTGGAGGAGGTGTCCAAGCGCACCAAGATCAACCCTGCGTACCTGCAGAGCATCGAGGAGGGCGAGTTCGGCTTTCTGCCGGAGCCGTACGTGCGGGCGTTCATCCGCGCCTATGCCCAGGACGTGGGGTTGGAGCCGTCGACCATGCTCAGGCCTCTGGACCGAGTACGGGAGCGCCTGCAGGAGGCTAAATCCCTGGTACCCGCCGAACCTAAGCGGGAAGGCTTTTCCTTCGCCTCGTTGGTAGCTAGGCTGAAGGAGCTGCTGCGCAGACCGAAAGGCTCGGCACTGCTGTTCACTGCCATTGGCATCGCGGTGGTGGGGCTTGTTGCCGTGTACGCGCTCAACTACAAGATGTTGTTTGGTGGACGCGAGGTGCCGGTGGGTCCAGCCAAGCAGAGGGCTGCTGCCAGTCAGGAAATGGGGGCCGGTTTGCTCTTGGACATGGAGCTGCTGCAAGAGACCTGGGTGCAGGTGGCGGCCGATGACAGCACGCTCAGCGCTGGTATCTGTCCTGCGGGCGAGCGCAAGAGCTGGCGTGCACGCCATCATTTTGTGGTCAAAGCGGCAGACGCCGGTGCCGTACTTGTGTTTCTCAATGGCATGCCGCTGGGTCGATTGGGGGACAAGGGACAGGAAGTGAGCGTACGCCTGGAGCGCGAGGGCATCGTGAGCAGGACAGGCGCGCGCAGTCCTGGACAGATGCCGGCGGAGTTAGAGCAACTGACCGTTGAGCAGTACCGGGGCGGTTTGTCCAGGAGGCAGCTGTGA
- a CDS encoding Maf family protein yields the protein MSAPQSAAQSLLSFGGRPLILASASARRAQLLRLLGLDFAIVPSSVQEDNGTAQDPVQHVRELSLAKAQEVAARVVRGVVIGADTVVVLEGRILGKPADAEEARAMLAALSGRTHEVYTGFALVEKPGQRVLVDHEVTRVHFRTLSAEEIEAYVATGSPLDKAGAYGIQDLSAIFVDRIEGCFYNVVGFPLAKFYVACREFCRMKE from the coding sequence ATGAGCGCCCCGCAGAGTGCGGCACAGAGCTTGCTTTCTTTTGGCGGCCGTCCGCTCATTTTGGCCTCGGCTTCGGCGCGGCGGGCACAGCTGCTCCGCCTGCTTGGCCTGGACTTTGCCATTGTTCCCAGCAGTGTGCAGGAGGACAATGGCACCGCGCAGGATCCTGTGCAGCATGTGCGCGAGCTCTCTCTTGCCAAGGCGCAGGAGGTGGCCGCGCGAGTGGTGCGTGGGGTAGTCATCGGCGCCGACACGGTGGTGGTGCTGGAGGGGCGCATCCTTGGCAAACCAGCCGACGCGGAGGAAGCCCGCGCGATGCTCGCCGCACTGAGCGGCCGGACGCATGAGGTCTACACAGGCTTTGCCCTGGTGGAAAAGCCGGGCCAACGGGTGCTCGTGGACCACGAGGTGACGCGGGTGCACTTTCGCACGCTGAGCGCGGAGGAGATCGAGGCCTACGTGGCCACCGGCAGTCCCTTGGACAAAGCCGGTGCCTATGGTATTCAGGACCTGAGCGCCATTTTTGTCGACCGAATCGAAGGGTGCTTCTATAACGTGGTGGGCTTCCCACTGGCCAAGTTCTATGTGGCCTGTCGGGAATTCTGCCGGATGAAGGAGTGA
- the dtd gene encoding D-aminoacyl-tRNA deacylase — MRAVLQRVTSASVEIDGATTGRIGKGLVILVGVRNGDTKADAEFLAQKCVNLRIFADDQGKFNLSALDVGAELLVVSQFTLYADCRRGRRPGFTDAAPPELSKPLYEHFVAALRGHGLTVAEGVFGAHMVVHINNDGPVTVILDSPVEER; from the coding sequence GTGCGTGCGGTCTTGCAGCGCGTGACATCGGCATCGGTGGAGATCGACGGTGCCACTACCGGACGCATCGGTAAGGGGCTGGTGATCCTGGTGGGCGTGCGCAACGGCGACACCAAGGCCGATGCGGAATTTCTTGCGCAAAAGTGCGTGAATCTCCGTATTTTTGCCGACGACCAGGGCAAATTCAACCTTTCCGCCCTGGACGTGGGTGCGGAGCTGCTGGTGGTGTCGCAGTTCACGCTGTATGCGGACTGCCGGCGCGGGCGTCGTCCTGGCTTTACGGATGCGGCCCCGCCCGAGCTCTCCAAGCCTCTGTACGAGCACTTTGTCGCTGCCCTGCGCGGGCATGGCCTGACCGTGGCCGAAGGGGTGTTTGGCGCCCACATGGTAGTGCATATCAACAATGACGGCCCGGTGACGGTGATCCTGGATAGTCCTGTGGAAGAGCGATGA
- a CDS encoding Mrr restriction system protein, which translates to MAEVTKRRRGELIRGLFQVLWDHPDGLPSRQVLESLARIVPPTDFENSTYPNRPTVRRYERIVRFSTIGPVKAGWLVKNKGIWALTDAGREAYRRFPDPEEFRRESDRLYRQWKATREPEQAEEEASSGAATALEEAEEAAWSAIEEHLERMSPYDFQELVAGLLRAMGYHVSWVAPPGPDKGIDIIAHTDPLGIQGPRIKVQVKRRSDKTTIDGVRSLLALLGEGDVGLFISTGGFTREAEDEARRQEKRRIILLDLNRLFDLWVEHYEKIPEVQRRLLPIRPIYFLIPEE; encoded by the coding sequence GTGGCAGAAGTTACCAAGCGGCGCAGAGGAGAGCTGATCAGGGGGCTTTTCCAAGTTCTTTGGGATCATCCCGACGGTTTGCCATCCCGGCAAGTTCTGGAAAGCCTGGCGCGGATTGTGCCGCCCACGGACTTTGAAAACAGCACGTATCCAAATCGTCCGACCGTCCGCCGCTATGAGAGGATCGTGAGGTTTAGCACCATTGGGCCGGTCAAGGCGGGCTGGCTCGTGAAGAACAAAGGGATCTGGGCGCTGACGGACGCCGGGCGAGAGGCGTATCGGCGTTTCCCAGACCCAGAGGAGTTCAGACGCGAGTCCGACAGGCTCTATCGCCAGTGGAAGGCAACGCGAGAGCCGGAGCAGGCCGAGGAGGAGGCTTCCTCGGGCGCCGCCACCGCCCTTGAAGAGGCCGAGGAAGCTGCGTGGAGCGCCATCGAGGAGCATCTGGAGCGCATGAGCCCGTACGACTTCCAAGAGCTTGTGGCTGGACTTCTCCGCGCGATGGGTTACCATGTGTCGTGGGTGGCGCCGCCTGGACCTGACAAGGGCATAGACATCATTGCTCACACGGACCCGTTGGGTATCCAGGGCCCGCGCATCAAGGTACAGGTGAAACGGCGCAGCGACAAGACCACCATCGACGGGGTGCGCTCATTGCTCGCCCTGTTGGGCGAGGGGGATGTTGGCCTGTTCATCTCCACCGGAGGCTTCACGCGCGAGGCGGAGGATGAAGCGCGGCGGCAAGAGAAGCGGCGCATCATTCTATTGGACCTCAATCGGCTTTTCGATCTCTGGGTGGAACATTACGAAAAGATTCCCGAGGTACAACGCCGCCTGCTTCCCATTCGACCGATCTATTTCTTGATCCCGGAGGAGTGA
- a CDS encoding geranylgeranylglycerol-phosphate geranylgeranyltransferase: MLTRPVNVLIGGLSIFVGALVSGSIQPIEKVLVACVSGALVAAGANAINDYFDVEIDRRNKPYRPLPAGRVTRRAAKGQALACLALGSALGALIGVLPLAVATLTALLLYVYSWRLKRTVLWGNVAVSVATGLAFLYGGLAVGRPWAASIPAGFAFLFHLGREIIKDVEDMEGDRLEGAVTLPIRHGWRAALAVATAVYALVVLVTPLPYAAGVYGFAYLLVVIAGVDTVVAYVLVTMWRRPEPPVLHRLSELLKADMFLGLVAIYVGR, from the coding sequence ATGCTTACCCGGCCGGTCAATGTGCTCATCGGCGGGCTGTCGATCTTTGTCGGGGCCCTGGTAAGCGGCTCCATACAGCCCATAGAAAAGGTGTTGGTCGCCTGTGTGTCGGGCGCGCTGGTTGCCGCCGGTGCCAACGCCATCAACGACTACTTTGACGTGGAAATCGACCGGCGCAACAAGCCGTACCGCCCGCTGCCGGCGGGGCGGGTCACGCGTCGGGCAGCCAAGGGGCAGGCGCTGGCCTGTTTGGCCCTGGGCAGCGCCCTCGGGGCCCTGATTGGCGTCCTCCCGCTGGCGGTGGCGACGCTCACGGCCCTGCTCCTCTACGTCTACAGCTGGCGACTCAAGCGCACGGTGCTGTGGGGCAACGTGGCGGTGAGCGTAGCCACGGGCTTGGCCTTCTTGTACGGCGGCTTGGCAGTGGGGAGGCCATGGGCTGCCTCCATCCCTGCGGGCTTTGCGTTCCTGTTCCACCTGGGGCGGGAGATCATCAAGGACGTGGAGGACATGGAGGGCGACCGGCTGGAGGGCGCAGTGACGCTCCCCATCCGCCATGGCTGGCGCGCCGCGCTGGCGGTGGCCACCGCCGTCTATGCGCTGGTGGTGCTGGTCACCCCTCTGCCGTATGCTGCCGGCGTGTATGGGTTCGCCTATCTGCTGGTGGTCATAGCCGGGGTGGACACGGTTGTGGCCTATGTGCTGGTGACGATGTGGCGGCGGCCAGAGCCGCCGGTGTTGCATCGGTTGAGCGAGCTGCTCAAGGCGGACATGTTCCTGGGCCTGGTGGCGATTTACGTGGGGCGTTGA
- the cas2 gene encoding CRISPR-associated endonuclease Cas2, with amino-acid sequence MPTPSHSFYLISYDIPDDRRRLRVAKILLDFGTRVQYSVFEANLEQRHLERLKQRLHRVLKEDKDSVRIYGLCAQCAARVEILGTGELTRDREVYIV; translated from the coding sequence ATGCCTACACCTTCGCATAGCTTCTATCTGATCTCCTACGACATCCCCGACGACCGCCGCCGGCTGCGCGTGGCGAAAATTCTGCTTGACTTTGGCACAAGAGTTCAGTATAGTGTATTCGAAGCCAACCTCGAGCAGCGGCACCTGGAGCGGCTGAAACAGCGGTTGCATCGGGTGCTGAAGGAGGACAAGGACTCGGTGCGCATCTACGGCCTGTGCGCGCAGTGTGCCGCGCGGGTGGAAATATTGGGGACAGGAGAACTGACCCGCGACAGAGAGGTGTACATTGTCTGA
- the cas1 gene encoding CRISPR-associated endonuclease Cas1, protein MAVIYLTEQNAILRKRGERLVVEKERQVLLDVHQFKVSAVCLFGNVQVTTQAASALLARGIDLALFSLRGRLKGHLTPPWGKNALVRLRQYQRVCDPSFALSMSRALVAAKLTNCEAVLARLARSQREVDVTPQRDALHHAVQRLSTAPDKEAVRAIEGSATAAYFAALRAFVAPEWQFHHRQRRPPKDPVNALLSLGYVLLGNEVQAIIGGVGLDPYLGLYHELRYGRASLALDVLEPFRAPVIDRLTVRLLNLKQLTRYDFQLHPALGVRLAPRALKKYFLEYERWLGQASLPSQPHSFRALLRQEVEKLRRAIAKGEPYDAYTFA, encoded by the coding sequence ATGGCAGTCATCTATCTGACCGAGCAGAACGCCATCCTTCGCAAGCGAGGGGAACGCTTGGTGGTGGAAAAGGAGCGCCAGGTGCTCCTGGATGTGCACCAGTTCAAGGTCAGCGCGGTGTGCTTGTTCGGCAACGTGCAGGTCACTACGCAGGCTGCCTCGGCGCTGCTGGCCAGGGGAATTGACCTGGCGCTTTTCTCGTTGCGGGGCAGGCTCAAAGGGCACCTCACGCCTCCATGGGGCAAGAACGCGTTGGTGCGCCTGCGCCAGTACCAGCGCGTCTGCGATCCGAGCTTTGCCCTCAGCATGAGCAGGGCCCTTGTCGCCGCCAAGCTGACAAACTGCGAGGCGGTGTTGGCGCGCCTGGCGCGCAGCCAGCGCGAGGTGGATGTGACCCCACAGCGCGATGCGCTGCACCACGCGGTGCAGCGGCTCTCCACCGCGCCGGACAAAGAAGCGGTGCGCGCCATCGAGGGGTCGGCCACGGCAGCCTATTTTGCCGCCTTGCGCGCTTTTGTGGCGCCCGAGTGGCAATTCCACCACCGCCAGAGGCGCCCGCCCAAAGATCCGGTCAATGCCTTGCTCTCTTTAGGGTACGTGCTGCTGGGCAACGAAGTGCAGGCCATCATCGGCGGCGTGGGCCTGGACCCCTACTTGGGCCTGTACCACGAGCTCCGCTATGGGCGGGCCTCGCTGGCGTTGGATGTCTTGGAGCCCTTCCGCGCCCCGGTCATCGACCGGCTCACTGTCCGCCTCCTCAACCTTAAGCAGCTGACCCGCTATGACTTTCAGCTGCACCCAGCCCTGGGCGTGCGCTTGGCGCCGCGCGCGCTCAAGAAGTACTTTCTGGAGTATGAACGCTGGCTGGGCCAGGCCTCGCTGCCCTCGCAGCCACACAGCTTCCGGGCACTGCTGCGCCAAGAAGTGGAGAAGCTGCGCCGCGCCATTGCCAAAGGGGAGCCCTACGATGCCTACACCTTCGCATAG